A genomic segment from Micromonospora echinaurantiaca encodes:
- a CDS encoding DUF305 domain-containing protein, producing MSAPTTTETPSLGDPTPPERPDTGRRWGVAALALAVVVGLLLGYAGGLLTPRLTRPGNASAEAGFARDMTTHHAQAVEMGLIAFQRATDPEVRSIGGDIALGQQGEMGAMQSWLRSWGLDPTGSQPPMSWMPDGAMTVKNGLMPGMATPEEMAALRAAQGRDLDVRFLTMMIKHHLGGIHMIDAVLDATDEPDVVRTAQTMKNTQQTDLTNLQNALKRLNG from the coding sequence ATGAGCGCACCGACCACGACCGAGACCCCGAGCCTCGGCGACCCGACCCCCCCGGAGCGCCCGGACACCGGGCGCCGGTGGGGCGTGGCCGCGCTGGCTCTCGCCGTCGTGGTCGGGCTGCTCCTCGGGTACGCCGGCGGTCTGCTGACCCCCCGGCTGACCCGCCCCGGTAACGCCTCGGCGGAGGCCGGCTTCGCCCGGGACATGACCACCCATCACGCCCAGGCGGTGGAGATGGGCCTGATCGCGTTCCAGCGGGCCACCGACCCGGAGGTGCGCAGCATCGGCGGCGACATCGCGCTCGGCCAGCAGGGCGAGATGGGCGCGATGCAGTCCTGGCTGCGCTCCTGGGGGCTGGACCCGACCGGCTCTCAGCCGCCGATGTCCTGGATGCCGGACGGCGCGATGACGGTCAAGAACGGGCTGATGCCGGGGATGGCGACGCCGGAGGAGATGGCGGCGCTGCGCGCGGCCCAGGGGCGCGATCTGGACGTCCGGTTCCTGACCATGATGATCAAGCACCACCTGGGCGGGATCCACATGATCGACGCCGTGCTCGACGCCACCGACGAGCCGGACGTCGTCCGCACCGCCCAGACCATGAAGAACACCCAGCAGACCGACCTCACCAACCTCCAGAACGCCCTCAAGCGCCTCAACGGCTGA
- the argS gene encoding arginine--tRNA ligase has protein sequence MTPAELAEVVLSAAHAVFTERGLDRSALPERTAVERPRNPEHGDYASTLALQLSKKVGVPPRELAGALAEQLGRAAGVKSVEIAGPGFLNIRLDAAAAGQLARSIVEAGAEYGRSDRLAGQRINLEFVSANPTGPVHIGGVRWAAVGDALGRLLRATGARVGTEYYFNDAGSQIDRFARSLLAAARGEPTPEDGYAGAYIGEIVAAVQARRPDVLTLDDAAAQEVFRVEGVALMFDEIRSSLRDFGVEFDTYFNEKDLHDRGELDLALSRLREQGHVFETEGAIWLRTTEFGDDKDRVLRKSNGEWTYFAADCAYYLDKRERGFERVVIMLGADHHGYIGRMKAMAACFGDDPERNLEILIGQLVNLVRDGAPMRMSKRAGTVVTLEDLVDAIGVDAARYALARYSSDSPIDIDVELWTRATRDNPVYYVQYVAARTASVGRNAAEVGLTRGDAAAFRPELLDHEKENELLKALAEFPAVVSTAAELREPHRVARYLEDLAGAYHRFYDNCRILPRGDEEVTDLHRARLWLNDATRTVIANGLHLLGVSAPERM, from the coding sequence GTGACTCCCGCAGAACTCGCCGAGGTCGTCCTCTCCGCAGCCCACGCCGTCTTCACCGAGCGGGGCCTGGATCGCTCCGCCCTGCCGGAGCGGACGGCGGTGGAGCGACCCCGCAACCCCGAGCACGGCGACTACGCCTCGACGCTGGCGCTGCAGCTCAGCAAGAAGGTGGGCGTCCCGCCGCGGGAGCTCGCCGGCGCCCTCGCCGAGCAGCTCGGCCGGGCCGCCGGGGTCAAGTCGGTGGAGATCGCCGGCCCGGGCTTCCTCAACATCCGGCTGGACGCCGCCGCCGCCGGCCAGCTCGCCCGGTCGATCGTCGAGGCCGGTGCCGAGTACGGCCGCAGCGACCGGCTCGCCGGGCAGCGGATCAACCTGGAGTTCGTCTCGGCCAACCCGACCGGCCCGGTGCACATCGGCGGGGTCCGCTGGGCCGCCGTCGGCGACGCGCTGGGCCGGCTGCTGCGGGCCACCGGCGCCCGGGTGGGCACCGAGTACTACTTCAACGACGCCGGCTCGCAGATCGACCGGTTCGCCCGCTCGCTGCTCGCCGCCGCTCGGGGCGAACCGACCCCGGAGGACGGCTACGCCGGGGCGTACATCGGGGAGATCGTCGCGGCGGTCCAGGCCCGCCGGCCGGACGTGCTCACGCTGGACGACGCGGCGGCCCAGGAGGTCTTCCGGGTCGAGGGCGTGGCGCTGATGTTCGACGAGATCCGCTCGTCGCTGCGCGACTTCGGGGTCGAGTTCGACACCTACTTCAACGAGAAGGACCTGCACGACCGGGGCGAGCTCGACCTGGCGCTGAGCCGGCTGCGGGAGCAGGGGCACGTCTTCGAGACGGAGGGCGCCATCTGGCTGCGCACCACCGAGTTCGGCGACGACAAGGACCGGGTGCTGCGCAAGTCCAACGGCGAGTGGACCTACTTCGCCGCCGACTGCGCCTACTACCTCGACAAGCGCGAGCGCGGCTTCGAGCGGGTGGTCATCATGCTCGGCGCCGACCACCACGGCTACATCGGCCGGATGAAGGCGATGGCCGCCTGCTTCGGCGACGACCCGGAGCGCAACCTGGAGATCCTCATCGGCCAACTGGTCAACCTGGTCCGCGACGGCGCACCGATGCGGATGAGCAAGCGGGCCGGCACCGTGGTCACCCTGGAGGACCTGGTCGACGCGATCGGGGTGGACGCCGCCCGCTACGCGCTGGCCCGCTACTCCAGCGACTCGCCGATCGACATCGACGTCGAGCTGTGGACCCGGGCCACCCGCGACAACCCGGTCTACTACGTGCAGTACGTGGCCGCCCGGACGGCCAGCGTGGGGCGCAACGCTGCCGAGGTCGGGCTCACCCGGGGCGACGCCGCCGCGTTCCGCCCCGAGCTGCTCGACCACGAGAAGGAGAACGAGCTGCTCAAGGCGCTCGCCGAGTTCCCCGCCGTGGTCTCCACCGCGGCCGAGCTGCGCGAGCCGCACCGGGTGGCCCGCTACCTGGAGGACCTCGCCGGGGCCTACCACCGGTTCTACGACAACTGCCGGATCCTGCCGCGCGGTGACGAGGAGGTCACCGACCTGCACCGGGCCCGGCTCTGGCTCAACGACGCGACCCGCACGGTGATCGCCAACGGGCTCCACCTGCTCGGCGTCTCCGCGCCCGAGAGGATGTGA
- the ligD gene encoding non-homologous end-joining DNA ligase: MGGADENRAGVALTNLDQALFDGADATKRDLVDYLDAVHDRLLPQLRDRPLSVIRALRGQAPFMQKNLPKYTPEWVRRTSVWAEASHREVSYALCDDRRTLLWFANQRAIEYHPTLATVDDLHRPTHLVLDLDPPEGDSFALAVAAARLVRQALADCGLAGAVKTSGAKGVHVFVPVAAGGATAVDMAAATRAVAARAERLDPALATTAFIREDRGGKVFVDSTRAGGATVVAAYSPRLRPGVPVSYPVGWTDLGDVTPADFTIRTVPGLVADRDPWAEQMPAPQPLPEDLVAEGHTIPVARVQAMHEGKRRARARRAAG, encoded by the coding sequence ATGGGCGGGGCTGACGAGAACCGGGCCGGGGTGGCGCTGACCAACCTGGACCAGGCGCTGTTCGACGGGGCCGACGCGACCAAGCGGGATCTGGTCGACTACCTCGACGCGGTCCACGACCGGCTGCTGCCGCAGCTGCGGGACCGACCGCTGTCGGTGATCCGGGCGCTGCGCGGGCAGGCGCCGTTCATGCAGAAAAACCTGCCGAAGTACACCCCGGAGTGGGTGCGCCGCACCTCGGTGTGGGCCGAGGCGTCGCATCGCGAGGTGTCGTACGCGCTCTGCGACGACCGCCGTACCCTGCTCTGGTTCGCCAACCAGCGGGCGATCGAGTACCACCCCACCCTGGCCACCGTGGACGACCTGCACCGGCCCACCCACCTGGTGCTCGACCTCGACCCGCCGGAGGGGGACTCGTTCGCCCTGGCGGTGGCCGCCGCCCGGCTGGTCCGGCAGGCGCTCGCCGACTGCGGACTGGCCGGGGCGGTCAAGACCAGCGGGGCCAAGGGGGTGCACGTCTTCGTGCCGGTGGCGGCCGGCGGCGCCACCGCCGTGGACATGGCCGCCGCCACCCGGGCCGTCGCGGCCCGCGCCGAACGGCTCGACCCGGCGCTGGCCACCACCGCCTTCATCCGGGAGGACCGGGGCGGCAAGGTCTTCGTGGACTCCACCCGCGCCGGCGGGGCGACCGTCGTGGCCGCGTACAGCCCGCGGCTGCGGCCGGGGGTGCCGGTGTCGTACCCGGTCGGCTGGACCGACCTCGGCGACGTCACGCCGGCCGACTTCACCATCCGCACCGTGCCCGGTCTGGTCGCCGACCGCGACCCGTGGGCCGAGCAGATGCCCGCACCGCAGCCGCTCCCCGAAGACCTGGTCGCCGAGGGCCACACCATCCCGGTCGCCCGGGTGCAGGCCATGCACGAGGGCAAGCGCCGGGCCCGCGCCCGCCGCGCCGCCGGCTGA
- the sigJ gene encoding RNA polymerase sigma factor SigJ, which translates to MPHDTVFAEHRPLLVAVAYRVLGRASDVEDVVQDAWLRWSGVDLEQVEDPEGYLVRVTTRLAIDRLRSAVARRESYVGPWLPEPVLTAPDVADDVARSESVSLAMLLVLESLSPLERAVFVLHEAFGYSHYEIAGIVDRSPESVRQTAVRARQHVSSRRRRYDTDRATRRKVTESFLAASTGGDLTTLMAVLAPDVRLVCDGGGLAPAPRKAIDGIELVARALVTFAGRMPESPRVVIAEVNGGPGAIIYAAETPVAVIVLHLVDGRAREIHLVSNPEKLAAIGGM; encoded by the coding sequence ATGCCGCACGACACGGTGTTCGCCGAGCACCGTCCGCTCCTGGTGGCCGTCGCCTATCGGGTGCTCGGCCGGGCCAGCGATGTTGAGGACGTGGTGCAGGACGCCTGGCTCCGCTGGAGCGGTGTCGACCTCGAACAGGTCGAGGACCCGGAGGGCTACCTGGTCCGGGTGACCACCCGGCTGGCCATCGACCGGCTGCGCAGCGCGGTCGCCCGGCGCGAGTCGTACGTCGGGCCGTGGCTGCCCGAGCCGGTGCTCACCGCGCCCGACGTCGCCGACGACGTGGCGCGGTCCGAGTCGGTGTCGCTGGCCATGCTGCTCGTCCTGGAGTCGTTGTCCCCGCTGGAGCGGGCGGTCTTCGTGCTGCACGAGGCGTTCGGCTACTCGCACTACGAGATCGCCGGCATCGTCGACCGGAGCCCGGAGTCGGTACGCCAGACGGCGGTCCGCGCGCGCCAGCACGTGAGCAGCCGCCGCCGGCGCTATGACACCGATCGGGCGACCAGGCGCAAGGTCACCGAGTCGTTCCTGGCGGCCAGCACCGGCGGCGACCTGACCACCCTGATGGCGGTCCTCGCGCCCGACGTCCGGTTGGTCTGCGACGGTGGCGGCCTGGCCCCCGCGCCGCGCAAGGCGATCGACGGCATCGAGCTGGTGGCGCGGGCGCTGGTCACGTTCGCCGGACGCATGCCGGAGTCGCCACGCGTGGTGATCGCGGAGGTCAACGGCGGTCCCGGCGCGATCATCTACGCCGCCGAGACCCCGGTGGCGGTCATCGTGCTGCACCTGGTGGACGGGCGCGCCCGGGAGATCCACCTGGTCAGCAACCCGGAGAAGCTCGCCGCCATCGGCGGAATGTGA
- the lysA gene encoding diaminopimelate decarboxylase: MRAHEAGALHGDIGSRGPAWLRTPADVNALVPQLWPRNVARGADGALTVAGLAVRDLAAEFGTPAYVLDEDDLRSRCRDFRAAFPDVDVYYAGKAFLCRAVVRMIDEEGLHLDVCSGGELATALAAGMPPERIGFHGNNKSVAELTRAVDAGVGRIIVDSFTEIDRLGALARERGVRPKVLIRVTVGVEAHTHEFIATAHEDQKFGFSLAGGAAAAAAFKILDEDVLELRGLHSHIGSQIFDASGFEVSARRVLALQAQIRDARGVELPELDLGGGFGIAYTTQDDPAAPHDLAKRLRKIVDGECAAERLAVPRLSIEPGRAIVGPAVFTLYEVGTVKDVDGIRTYVSVDGGMSDNIRTALYDASYSATLASRASAAEPMLARVVGKHCESGDIVVKDEFLPADVQPGDLVAVPGTGAYCRSMASNYNHVPRPPVVAVRGGQARVIVRRETEEDLLALDVG, encoded by the coding sequence ATGCGGGCTCACGAGGCCGGTGCGCTGCACGGCGACATCGGCAGCCGCGGTCCGGCCTGGCTGCGTACGCCGGCCGACGTCAACGCCCTGGTGCCGCAGCTGTGGCCGCGCAACGTGGCGCGCGGCGCGGACGGCGCGCTCACCGTCGCCGGCCTGGCCGTGCGCGACCTCGCCGCCGAGTTCGGCACCCCGGCGTACGTGCTGGACGAGGACGACCTGCGCTCGCGCTGCCGCGACTTCCGGGCCGCCTTCCCGGACGTCGACGTCTACTACGCCGGCAAGGCGTTCCTCTGCCGTGCGGTGGTGCGGATGATCGACGAGGAGGGCCTGCACCTCGACGTGTGCAGCGGCGGCGAGCTGGCCACCGCGCTGGCTGCCGGAATGCCACCGGAGCGGATCGGCTTCCACGGCAACAACAAGTCGGTCGCGGAGCTGACCCGGGCGGTGGACGCCGGGGTGGGGCGGATCATCGTCGACTCGTTCACCGAGATCGACCGGCTCGGCGCGCTGGCCCGCGAGCGCGGCGTCCGGCCGAAGGTGCTGATCCGGGTCACCGTCGGCGTGGAGGCGCACACCCACGAGTTCATCGCCACCGCGCACGAGGACCAGAAGTTCGGCTTCTCGCTGGCCGGCGGGGCCGCCGCGGCGGCCGCCTTCAAGATCCTCGACGAGGACGTGCTGGAGCTGCGCGGCCTGCACTCGCACATCGGGTCGCAGATCTTCGACGCGAGCGGCTTCGAGGTCTCCGCCCGCCGGGTGCTCGCCCTGCAGGCGCAGATCCGCGACGCGCGCGGGGTGGAACTGCCCGAGCTCGACCTCGGCGGCGGCTTCGGCATCGCGTACACCACGCAGGACGACCCGGCCGCGCCGCACGACCTGGCCAAGCGGCTGCGCAAGATCGTCGACGGGGAGTGCGCGGCCGAGCGGCTGGCCGTGCCGCGGCTCTCCATCGAGCCGGGCCGGGCCATCGTCGGGCCGGCCGTGTTCACCCTCTACGAGGTCGGCACGGTCAAGGACGTGGACGGCATCCGGACGTACGTCAGCGTCGACGGCGGGATGAGCGACAACATCCGTACCGCGCTCTACGACGCGTCCTACTCCGCCACCCTGGCGTCCCGGGCGTCGGCCGCCGAGCCGATGCTCGCCCGCGTGGTGGGAAAGCATTGTGAGTCCGGGGACATCGTGGTGAAGGATGAATTCCTGCCCGCCGACGTGCAGCCCGGAGATCTTGTCGCGGTGCCCGGCACCGGTGCCTACTGCCGGAGCATGGCCAGCAACTACAACCACGTGCCCCGCCCCCCGGTGGTCGCGGTGCGCGGCGGTCAGGCGCGTGTGATCGTCCGGCGGGAGACCGAAGAGGACCTGCTCGCATTGGATGTTGGATGA
- a CDS encoding isocitrate lyase/PEP mutase family protein: MTATPTGRAAALRALHRPGDPLILPNAWDAGSARAVVAAGFPAVATSSAAVAESLGHTDGETTPVGEMFAAVARIARAVAVPVTADLERGYGLRPAELVERLLAAGAVGLNLEDSDPGTGALVDAGAQADLLAQVRAAADAAGVPVVLNARVDVFLRPAGDPTERLAEAVRRGRRYLAAGADCVYPIMLADPGELRSFVEAVTGPVNVLARPGALGRAGLAALGVARISHGSGLYAATRAYTARLLDAVAAGDPPTAP, translated from the coding sequence ATGACCGCCACCCCGACGGGTCGGGCGGCAGCGCTGCGCGCGCTGCACCGACCCGGTGACCCGCTGATCCTGCCCAACGCCTGGGACGCCGGTTCGGCCCGGGCCGTCGTCGCCGCCGGCTTCCCGGCCGTGGCGACCAGCAGCGCCGCCGTCGCCGAGTCGCTCGGCCACACCGACGGCGAGACCACCCCGGTCGGCGAGATGTTCGCCGCGGTCGCCCGGATCGCCCGGGCGGTCGCCGTCCCGGTCACCGCCGACCTGGAGCGGGGGTACGGGCTGCGCCCGGCCGAACTGGTCGAGCGGCTGCTCGCCGCCGGCGCGGTGGGGCTCAACCTGGAGGACTCCGACCCGGGCACCGGGGCGCTGGTCGACGCCGGCGCGCAGGCCGACCTGTTGGCGCAGGTGCGGGCGGCGGCGGACGCGGCCGGGGTGCCGGTGGTGCTCAACGCCCGGGTGGACGTCTTCCTGCGGCCCGCCGGGGACCCGACCGAACGGTTGGCCGAGGCGGTCCGCCGGGGCCGGCGCTACCTCGCCGCCGGCGCGGACTGCGTCTACCCGATCATGCTGGCCGACCCGGGCGAGCTCCGGAGTTTCGTCGAGGCGGTGACCGGCCCGGTGAACGTGCTGGCCCGTCCGGGCGCCCTCGGCCGGGCCGGCCTGGCCGCGCTCGGGGTGGCCCGGATCAGCCACGGATCCGGCCTGTACGCCGCCACCCGCGCGTACACCGCCCGGCTGCTCGACGCCGTGGCGGCCGGCGACCCGCCGACGGCGCCCTGA
- the pdxR gene encoding MocR-like pyridoxine biosynthesis transcription factor PdxR — translation MDWAAFGVDLHLELDATAGRRAGLERALREAIRDGRLAPATRLPATRTLAAELGVSRGTVSAAYDQLVAEGWLVARVGAGTEVSPLLRAAPPPAAAPTGPVAPRYDLRPGSPDVAAFPVTAWLRATRRALTAAPASVYGYGDPRGRSELRSALAGYLGRARGVLADPDRIVVTTGYVQALALLVGVLRDAGRPVLAMEDPGLAFHREVVRRHGGTVLPLPVDDRGARTDLLGAGELAGVAAAVVTPAHQYPTGVTLAPERRHALTRWARDRDALVVEDDYDGEFRYDRQPVGAVQGTAPEQVAYVGTAAKTLGPALRLAWLVLPARLVEPVVEAKRHLDLHSETIGQLALADLITSHGYDRQIRAVRRHYRRRRDLLLDRLDAAGGRYRVGGVSAGLHALLRLPPDGPDEAALLAAAARRGLALGGLAAHRHRPGTHPPGLVVGYATPPGHAYPAALDALLAVLGAAEPG, via the coding sequence ATGGACTGGGCCGCTTTCGGGGTCGACCTGCACCTGGAGCTGGACGCGACGGCCGGCCGCCGGGCCGGGCTGGAACGCGCGCTCCGGGAGGCGATCCGGGACGGGCGGCTGGCTCCGGCGACCCGGCTGCCCGCCACCCGCACGCTCGCCGCCGAGCTGGGCGTGTCCCGGGGCACGGTCAGCGCGGCGTACGACCAGCTGGTCGCCGAGGGCTGGCTGGTGGCCCGGGTGGGCGCCGGCACCGAGGTGAGCCCGCTGCTGCGCGCCGCGCCGCCGCCGGCCGCCGCCCCGACGGGCCCGGTCGCGCCCCGCTACGACCTGCGCCCGGGCAGCCCCGACGTGGCCGCCTTCCCGGTGACCGCCTGGCTGCGCGCCACCCGGCGGGCGCTGACCGCCGCCCCGGCGAGCGTCTACGGCTACGGCGACCCGCGCGGGCGGAGCGAGCTGCGCAGCGCGCTCGCCGGCTACCTGGGCCGGGCCCGGGGGGTGCTGGCCGATCCCGACCGGATCGTCGTCACCACCGGGTACGTGCAGGCACTGGCGCTGCTGGTCGGCGTGCTGCGCGACGCGGGCCGGCCGGTGCTGGCGATGGAGGACCCGGGGCTCGCCTTCCACCGGGAGGTGGTCCGCCGGCACGGCGGCACGGTGCTGCCGCTGCCGGTCGACGACCGCGGCGCCCGCACCGACCTGCTCGGCGCCGGCGAACTGGCCGGGGTGGCCGCCGCGGTGGTGACGCCGGCCCACCAGTACCCGACCGGGGTCACCCTGGCGCCCGAGCGCCGGCACGCGCTGACCCGCTGGGCGCGGGACCGGGACGCGCTGGTGGTCGAGGACGACTACGACGGCGAGTTCCGCTACGACCGGCAGCCGGTGGGTGCGGTGCAGGGCACGGCACCCGAGCAGGTGGCGTACGTGGGCACCGCCGCCAAGACCCTCGGCCCGGCGCTGCGGTTGGCCTGGCTGGTGCTGCCGGCCCGGCTGGTCGAGCCGGTGGTCGAGGCGAAACGGCACCTGGACCTGCACTCGGAGACGATCGGGCAACTGGCGCTCGCCGACCTGATCACCAGTCACGGCTACGACCGGCAGATCCGGGCGGTCCGCCGGCACTACCGCCGCCGCCGCGACCTGCTGCTCGACCGGCTCGACGCGGCCGGCGGGCGGTACCGGGTGGGCGGCGTCTCCGCCGGCCTGCACGCGTTGCTGCGCCTGCCGCCGGACGGGCCGGACGAGGCGGCGCTGCTCGCCGCGGCGGCACGGCGCGGGCTGGCCCTGGGCGGGCTGGCCGCTCACCGGCACCGCCCGGGCACCCACCCGCCGGGCCTGGTCGTCGGCTACGCCACCCCGCCCGGGCACGCCTACCCCGCCGCCCTGGACGCGCTGCTCGCCGTGCTGGGCGCCGCCGAGCCGGGCTGA
- a CDS encoding NAD(P)/FAD-dependent oxidoreductase translates to MVIGAGYTGMLAALGVARRARGRVTVTLVNPWERFTERLRMHQLATGQPLAEYRIPELLAGTGITFVQGWATGIDTAARTLRVSGSDGEVALDYDTLVYAIGSTTDTARVPGAEHAFTLNSPADARRMAAHLAAAGRSTFLVCGGGLTGIEAATEIAESYPDVTVTLLTRGEPGAMMGVRARGYLRASLDRLGVIVRAGVEIARVLPEGVELAGGEVVPADGTLWTTGVRVAPLATQAGIATDDTGRIVTDATLCSVSHPEIYAVGDAAAVRQAYGVIHGTCQSGLPTAAHVAGNIARQVRGKALRPFRFGYLHQPVSLGRRDAVIQFTYPDDTPRRWLLTGRAAVLYKETVSSSPIATYGLAKRIGISARMLSTSGGRRNRPVTGAGVRLGR, encoded by the coding sequence GTGGTTATCGGCGCCGGGTACACCGGCATGCTGGCGGCGCTCGGCGTGGCACGCCGGGCCCGGGGTCGGGTGACCGTGACCCTGGTCAACCCCTGGGAGCGGTTCACCGAACGGCTGCGGATGCACCAGTTGGCGACCGGGCAGCCGCTCGCCGAGTACCGCATCCCGGAGCTGTTGGCCGGCACCGGGATCACCTTCGTCCAGGGCTGGGCGACCGGCATCGACACCGCCGCGCGCACGCTCCGGGTGTCCGGCTCGGACGGTGAGGTCGCGCTGGACTACGACACCCTCGTCTACGCGATCGGCAGCACCACCGACACCGCCCGCGTTCCGGGCGCCGAGCACGCCTTCACCCTCAACAGCCCGGCGGACGCGCGACGGATGGCCGCACACCTCGCGGCCGCGGGCCGGAGCACCTTCCTGGTCTGCGGGGGCGGGCTGACCGGGATCGAGGCGGCGACCGAGATCGCCGAGTCCTACCCGGACGTCACGGTGACGCTGCTGACCCGGGGTGAGCCGGGCGCGATGATGGGCGTGCGGGCCCGTGGCTATCTGCGGGCGTCGCTCGACCGGTTGGGCGTGATCGTCCGGGCCGGTGTCGAGATCGCCAGGGTGCTGCCGGAGGGCGTGGAACTGGCCGGGGGTGAGGTCGTGCCGGCTGACGGCACGCTGTGGACCACCGGGGTGCGGGTGGCACCGCTGGCCACGCAGGCCGGGATCGCCACCGACGACACCGGTCGGATCGTCACCGACGCCACCCTGTGCTCCGTGTCGCACCCGGAGATCTACGCCGTCGGCGATGCCGCCGCGGTCCGGCAGGCGTACGGCGTCATCCACGGCACCTGCCAGAGCGGCCTGCCGACCGCCGCCCACGTCGCCGGCAACATCGCCCGCCAGGTGCGCGGCAAGGCGCTCCGGCCGTTCCGGTTCGGCTACCTGCACCAGCCGGTCAGCCTCGGGCGTCGGGACGCGGTGATCCAGTTCACCTATCCCGACGACACTCCGCGGCGGTGGCTGCTCACCGGCCGGGCGGCCGTGCTGTACAAGGAGACCGTCAGCAGCAGCCCGATCGCGACGTACGGGCTGGCGAAGCGGATCGGCATCTCGGCCCGGATGCTCAGCACCAGCGGAGGCCGGCGCAACCGGCCGGTGACCGGTGCAGGTGTTCGTCTTGGCCGATGA
- a CDS encoding DUF3105 domain-containing protein, with protein MSISTPGGEQRRPTVVSTGKKPGARPAAAGKPAGGKAGSGKSTGPRPGAGGKGRKPVTPVKVSQGRSWGPIALFVAVGVLAASIIGYGAWAAFQGSKPWEDRAADISGIVNYRELDKELVKGSNHQAGPIKYEINPPVAGPHNASWQNCMGDVYDAPIASEHAVHSLEHGAVWITYRPDLPADQVAKLRGKVEGVEKTMLSPYEGLDKPISLQAWGYQLKVDNADDSRIDDFIKTLRVNASIEGPTALCNQGITATGTTPRDGATMPQG; from the coding sequence ATGAGCATCAGCACCCCGGGCGGCGAGCAGCGCCGTCCGACCGTGGTCAGCACCGGCAAGAAGCCGGGGGCCCGGCCGGCCGCTGCCGGCAAGCCGGCCGGCGGCAAGGCCGGGTCCGGCAAGTCGACCGGTCCCCGTCCGGGCGCCGGTGGCAAGGGCCGCAAGCCGGTCACCCCGGTCAAGGTCAGCCAGGGCCGGTCCTGGGGTCCGATCGCGCTCTTCGTCGCCGTGGGCGTGCTCGCCGCGTCGATCATCGGCTACGGCGCCTGGGCGGCGTTCCAGGGCTCGAAGCCGTGGGAGGACCGGGCGGCCGACATCTCCGGCATCGTGAACTACCGCGAACTGGACAAGGAACTCGTCAAGGGCAGCAACCACCAGGCCGGCCCGATCAAGTACGAGATCAACCCGCCGGTCGCCGGCCCGCACAACGCCTCCTGGCAGAACTGCATGGGTGACGTCTACGACGCCCCGATCGCCAGCGAGCACGCCGTGCACAGCCTGGAGCACGGCGCGGTGTGGATCACCTACCGTCCGGACCTGCCCGCCGACCAGGTGGCCAAGCTGCGCGGCAAGGTCGAGGGCGTGGAGAAGACCATGCTCAGCCCGTACGAGGGGCTGGACAAGCCGATCTCGCTGCAGGCCTGGGGCTACCAGCTCAAGGTCGACAACGCCGACGACAGCCGGATCGACGACTTCATCAAGACGCTGCGGGTGAACGCCTCGATCGAGGGGCCGACCGCGCTGTGCAACCAGGGCATCACCGCGACCGGCACCACGCCGCGCGACGGTGCCACCATGCCGCAGGGCTGA
- a CDS encoding winged helix-turn-helix domain-containing protein, which yields MGVALRDARRSVTSWCRRHTIGGDGAVAAARRGQRPGEPGTLSREQELELIDLLRGVHPDEFGLDEELWTRQSLQTLIQRRFDLSLDAGAVGAYLRAWGLGPREPRERACGLCVGAVERWVRSEYPAITRAAQEHLAEVYWIGRVRLRGTMPAADVISAVSSRGRVRFMITTPSVDPPLPREFVLRLSGEEQRTVHLIVDGSWPRNEWPRRLPRRIVLHPLPSCGRAVAA from the coding sequence GTGGGGGTTGCACTCAGAGACGCGCGGCGTTCGGTCACCAGCTGGTGCCGGCGCCACACCATCGGCGGTGACGGGGCGGTGGCAGCCGCCCGTCGCGGACAGCGGCCGGGCGAGCCGGGAACGCTCAGCCGCGAACAGGAACTCGAACTGATCGACCTGCTGCGGGGCGTCCACCCCGACGAGTTCGGCCTGGACGAGGAGCTGTGGACGCGGCAGAGCCTCCAGACGCTCATCCAGCGCCGGTTCGACCTGTCGTTGGACGCCGGCGCGGTCGGGGCGTACCTGCGGGCCTGGGGGTTGGGTCCGCGGGAGCCCCGGGAACGGGCCTGCGGGCTCTGCGTGGGCGCGGTCGAGCGCTGGGTGCGCAGCGAGTACCCGGCGATCACCCGAGCGGCCCAGGAACACCTCGCCGAGGTCTACTGGATCGGCCGGGTGCGGTTGCGCGGCACCATGCCGGCGGCCGACGTGATCTCCGCCGTCTCGTCCCGCGGCCGGGTGCGGTTCATGATTACTACGCCGTCGGTCGACCCACCGCTCCCCCGCGAGTTCGTGCTCCGGCTCAGCGGCGAGGAGCAGCGGACGGTGCACCTCATCGTGGACGGCTCGTGGCCTCGCAACGAGTGGCCCCGCCGGCTGCCCCGCCGGATCGTGCTGCACCCGCTACCCAGCTGCGGTCGCGCCGTCGCGGCCTGA